The DNA sequence GTATATCTCCTTATAGCCGCTATTGCTGTTGTTTACATTGCTATGTGCCATGTAATGAAAGATCCTTACAAAATGAATATCGATAGATGGGCAACTTTAGAATTTTCTGTGCAGCATTGGACAAAAGGAGAATACATTTATGATACTCCAAATTTCATGGGAAATTTATCATCTTATCTTCCCGGACAATTGCTTTTATCAAGTGTTTTTTATTTTTTAGGGAATGTTGGCTACCTTCAGGTTTCAGCTTTTTTATTGTTTTCCTATGTTATTTTTTTAGAATTTAAGGGCAATTTTCATAGATTTCTCGCGATAGTAATGCTTGGGATTTCCCTGGCTTATATTTATGAAGTGGTTTGTAAGAGTGATTTTATCTCTTCCTTTATTGCCGTTGCAGCCTTCATTCTTTTTTGGAACAGAAAGTTTAAAGACAATTATTTTAAAAAACCTGTTCTGTTGGGAATATGTATAGGGATTTTATGTCTTACAAGAAGTGCAGCGATCATTCCTTTGATTATTTTTTTATTAAATCCTTTTTTTAAAACCAGCTGGAAAAATAAAATACAATTTGGAATAAGCTTTTTATTGACAGCTGCAATACTAATAGCATCCGTTCTGCTGCCTGGTAAAAGTATTGAACATGTACTGCAGTACAATCCTCTTAATCTTCAGGGACAAAGCAATAAATTTGTTATGCTGTCCTTTATTATACTGTCGATCATGCTTTCCTTTTATGTAAAGAAGATAGAAACAGTATTTTACTATTCAGCGTATATTCTTTTTTTCGTGATGTTGAGTTTTATAAGTGAGCAGTATATGACCTTAGGATTTTCTTATCAGAATAATTTCTTTTCTACAACCTATCTGGCCGCCTGTTTACCTTTTTGTATTATCGGGTATTGTTATACAAAACAAAAAACAGAATAATAATAAACAATCAATAAAAAAGTCCTTTTCAAAAAAGGACTTTTATTTTATTTTTTTCTGGTGAAATTCTTGTTCTTAGGCTTTTTAAAACCTACTGAAGCTCCGGCAGAAGGCTTTTTACGGTTGTTATTCGGCCTTGAATTATTACTGTTACCTGTTTTAGGTTTCTCGCCACCTGCATGAACAGGTTTGTTGTTAGAATCTCTTTTCTGGGCAACCAGATCATCCGTGTGGAACGGATGGTCTTTGATGACAGGAATTTTCTTTCCAATCAATTTTTCAGTATTCTTTAAATTCAAAAGATCAAGCCCGTCTACAAAAGAAATGGAAGTTCCTTCAGCTCCGGCTCTCCCTGTTCTTCCGATTCGGTGTACATACGTTTCAGAAACATCAGAGAGCTCAAAATTGATCACGAATTTCAATTCATCAATATCAATTCCTCTTGCTGCAATATCAGTTGCTACAAGAACTCTTGTTTTTCCGGATTTAAAGTTATTCAGCGCATTTTGTCTCGCATTCTGAGACTTGTTACCATGTATCGCTTCTGCAGAAATACTATCTTTCTGAAGTTTTCTCGCAATCTTATCTGCTCCGTGCTTTGTTCTTGCAAATACCAATACAGAATCTGAAATGTCATTTTTCAGAATGTGAGAAAGCAAATCCAGTTTGTTATCTTTTTCTACAAAATATACAGATTGTTTAATGGTGTCTGCTGTAGAAGAAACCGGAGTTACCTCTACTTTTATTGGATTATTCAGGATAGAATTGGCTAGTTTCTGAATTTCAGTCGGCATTGTTGCAGAAAAGAATAAAGTTTGTCTTCTCTGAGGCAGAAGTTTGATGATTCTTTTTACATCGTGTACAAACCCCATATCCAGCATTCTGTCTGCTTCATCAAGAACAAAGATCTCAAGATTTTTCAAGCTGATGATGCCCTGAGCAATAAAGTCAAGAAGTCTTCCCGGGGTAGCTACCAGAATATCAACTCCTTTTCTCAAAGCAGCTTCCTGGTTTCCTTGTTTTACCCCTCCAAAAATGACAAGTTGTTTTAATGGAAGATATTTACCGTAAGCATTAATGTTTTCCTCAATCTGAATGGCCAGTTCTCTGGTTGGAGTAAGGATTAACGCTTTTATATATTTGTTGGGAATTTTATTTTTGGATAAATTCTGTAGAATAGGAATAGAAAAAGCAGCTGTTTTACCAGTTCCTGTCTGCGCGCAGCCTAAAAAGTCTCTGCCGTCTAATATATCAGGAATAGATCTTTCCTGGATAGGAGTAGGAGTCGTGTATCCCTGCTCCTGGATTGCTTTTGCAATAGGTTCTATTAAGTTTAAGTCTGTAAAATTCAAATGAATTATTTTAAAATTTAAATAAAAATTCCTTCAGTCTGAAAGAATTACATTCTGCAAAGGTAGTCTAAATATTT is a window from the Chryseobacterium indologenes genome containing:
- a CDS encoding DEAD/DEAH box helicase encodes the protein MNFTDLNLIEPIAKAIQEQGYTTPTPIQERSIPDILDGRDFLGCAQTGTGKTAAFSIPILQNLSKNKIPNKYIKALILTPTRELAIQIEENINAYGKYLPLKQLVIFGGVKQGNQEAALRKGVDILVATPGRLLDFIAQGIISLKNLEIFVLDEADRMLDMGFVHDVKRIIKLLPQRRQTLFFSATMPTEIQKLANSILNNPIKVEVTPVSSTADTIKQSVYFVEKDNKLDLLSHILKNDISDSVLVFARTKHGADKIARKLQKDSISAEAIHGNKSQNARQNALNNFKSGKTRVLVATDIAARGIDIDELKFVINFELSDVSETYVHRIGRTGRAGAEGTSISFVDGLDLLNLKNTEKLIGKKIPVIKDHPFHTDDLVAQKRDSNNKPVHAGGEKPKTGNSNNSRPNNNRKKPSAGASVGFKKPKNKNFTRKK